The Candidatus Saccharibacteria bacterium genome has a segment encoding these proteins:
- the ftsZ gene encoding cell division protein FtsZ, translating into MPQVTPKVETFARIKVVGVGGAGNAAINRMIEAGVQDVDFIAVNTDAQALHNSAAPTKIHIGQQTTRGLGAGADPKVGQSAAEESYDEISKALQGADMAFITFGAGGGTGSGAGPIIAGVAKDLEILTVGIATKPFAFEGERRRRNAEEAISNLRGSVDTIITIPNDRLLQTIDRKTPLMDAFKVADDVLRQGVEGISNLITVHGMINLDFADVKAVMKDAGSALMGIGSATGENRAVEAAQKAIESPLLEVSIDGARGVLFNVTGGPDMGMHEINEAAEIITSAVDADANIIFGANMDQSMGDEVHVTVIATGFDAAFFVDKSNSNDGLAYFSKPNRSTFDDSDDEDVQDDEGSSSVVHGNVDAPQEEANMNDEIDDDEVDLSMDDDEKTEQPDEKLKKDDNDSGDIWSIDDDEDEFEKPAFLRRRKRKKD; encoded by the coding sequence GTGCCTCAAGTAACACCTAAAGTTGAAACATTTGCTCGAATAAAAGTCGTCGGCGTTGGCGGGGCCGGCAACGCTGCCATAAACAGAATGATAGAAGCTGGCGTTCAAGATGTTGATTTCATTGCCGTCAATACCGATGCTCAGGCTCTTCATAATTCAGCTGCACCTACTAAAATTCATATTGGTCAGCAAACCACACGCGGTCTTGGTGCCGGTGCTGATCCAAAGGTGGGACAATCGGCTGCAGAAGAATCATACGATGAAATAAGTAAAGCACTACAAGGTGCAGACATGGCGTTCATAACATTCGGTGCTGGTGGTGGAACTGGAAGCGGAGCCGGTCCAATCATTGCCGGCGTTGCTAAAGACCTTGAAATTCTAACGGTTGGTATAGCCACGAAGCCATTCGCATTTGAGGGTGAACGACGACGACGCAATGCCGAGGAAGCGATCTCTAACCTACGCGGTAGCGTGGACACGATTATCACTATTCCAAATGACAGACTACTCCAGACAATCGACCGTAAAACTCCGCTGATGGATGCATTTAAAGTCGCTGACGATGTTCTACGACAAGGCGTAGAGGGTATTTCAAACCTTATTACGGTGCACGGCATGATCAACCTCGACTTCGCTGACGTAAAGGCCGTTATGAAGGATGCCGGATCCGCATTGATGGGCATTGGTTCGGCAACTGGCGAGAACAGAGCAGTAGAAGCTGCTCAAAAAGCTATCGAATCGCCGCTGCTCGAAGTGTCTATTGATGGTGCTCGTGGAGTGCTGTTCAATGTCACCGGTGGTCCAGATATGGGCATGCACGAAATTAACGAAGCTGCCGAGATTATTACCTCTGCCGTAGACGCTGATGCCAATATTATCTTCGGTGCCAATATGGATCAGTCTATGGGCGATGAAGTGCACGTTACCGTGATTGCCACTGGTTTTGATGCTGCCTTCTTTGTAGATAAGTCCAATTCTAATGATGGTTTGGCATATTTCTCTAAACCGAACCGATCAACATTTGATGATTCTGATGACGAAGATGTTCAAGATGATGAAGGTTCAAGCTCTGTAGTGCACGGCAACGTCGATGCTCCGCAAGAGGAAGCCAACATGAACGATGAGATCGACGATGATGAAGTTGATCTTTCCATGGATGATGACGAAAAAACTGAACAACCAGACGAAAAATTAAAAAAAGACGACAATGATTCTGGCGATATTTGGTCAATAGACGACGACGAAGATGAGTTTGAAAAACCAGCCTTTCTACGCCGTAGAAAGCGCAAAAAAGACTAA
- a CDS encoding GatB/YqeY domain-containing protein — MQARVLEDLKQAMLSRDAVTTSVLKQLKVAFQYAAIDKQSDLDEAEELKIIKKEAKKRREAIEIYEKANHIDKAESERKELAVLETYLPQQLSEAEMLKEVEAAVEKLNATQLSDVGKVMGHLSQKLAGNVDNRRLSEIVRDRLKGDS; from the coding sequence ATGCAGGCGAGAGTATTAGAAGATCTAAAGCAAGCTATGTTGTCACGCGATGCCGTGACAACATCTGTTTTAAAACAACTCAAAGTCGCGTTTCAGTACGCAGCCATCGATAAGCAGTCCGACCTTGATGAGGCTGAAGAGCTGAAGATCATAAAAAAAGAAGCTAAAAAACGTCGCGAAGCTATAGAAATTTACGAAAAAGCTAATCATATCGATAAAGCTGAAAGCGAACGCAAAGAACTTGCTGTACTAGAAACATATCTACCTCAACAATTGTCTGAGGCTGAAATGCTAAAAGAGGTGGAAGCAGCAGTCGAGAAACTTAACGCAACCCAGTTGTCAGATGTCGGTAAAGTAATGGGGCATCTGTCGCAAAAACTGGCAGGTAACGTCGACAACCGCCGTTTAAGTGAAATTGTTAGAGACCGACTAAAAGGCGATTCTTAG
- a CDS encoding vitamin B12-dependent ribonucleotide reductase, with protein MTPYQQKISSLGLSRFFTSSDTHPYDQVKWEVRESKIVNPVTGEVVFHQPEVEFPTSWSVNATNIVTQKYFTGTPGTPERESSLRHLIDRVADTITEHGLKEGYFVDEEEARIYNEELKYILVTQRAAFNSPVWFNIGAKDRKQQASACFILGVEDDMKSILNWYVEEGMIFKGGSGAGVNLSKIRSSKEKLSGSAGYASGPLSFMRGADSSAGAIKSGGKTRRAAKMVILDVDHPDVEDFIWSKAKEERKARALREAGFDMSLNGDDIHSIQYQNANNSVRVTDDFMKAVVNDDDWQLTARTEDAAVETVKARKIWRQIAEAAWECADPGLQFDTTINHWHTCPVAGRINGSNPCSEYMHLDNSACNLASLNLLKFLNEDSTFDIEAFRHATEIMFIGQEILVGYSSYPTEGITKNAKAYRELGIGYANLGAMLMAQGLPYDSDAGRAQAAAITSLLTGHSYATSAKMARRVGPFAGYNQDKEGMHKVLKQHREAVGSIDANFVSEDLLNAATIAWDEANEFGEQFGVRNSQASVLAPTGTIGLMMDCDTTGIEPDLGLVKTKNLVGGGTMSIVNQTVPRALKSLGYTPQQITAITDYIDEEKTIIGAPSLKDEHLPVFACSMGDNPIHYLGHVKMMGAVQPFLSGAISKTVNMPEDVSVEDVEQLHLDSWKLGLKAVAIYRDNCKVAQPLSMTKKAGADEGTKADEVVATEGFAVAGVHRKELPKRRTSKTYEFKVAGSKGYFTVGEFEDGAPAELFLNVSKQGSTLAGVMDALAISVSHGLQYGVPLKSYVKTFTNMAFAPAGLTDDKDIRTASSLVDYIFRRIGKDYLSFDDQLETGISHFEDQPANQAQLIADEVVEKIQEVVAEEKPAQAPQAAAPAPSAPAETPTKEDDTAPLCSFCGNITQRSGSCYVCTSCGMTTGCS; from the coding sequence ATGACACCGTATCAACAAAAAATATCATCATTAGGGTTAAGCCGTTTTTTCACGAGTTCGGACACACATCCATACGATCAAGTTAAATGGGAAGTTCGTGAATCAAAAATTGTTAACCCGGTTACGGGCGAAGTCGTATTTCACCAACCAGAAGTAGAGTTTCCTACCTCATGGTCTGTGAATGCAACGAATATTGTTACCCAAAAATACTTTACAGGCACACCGGGCACGCCGGAGCGCGAATCATCTTTGCGACACTTAATAGACCGCGTTGCCGACACTATTACCGAACACGGGCTAAAAGAGGGTTACTTTGTCGATGAGGAAGAAGCTCGCATATATAACGAAGAACTTAAATATATACTTGTCACTCAACGAGCTGCATTTAACTCACCGGTATGGTTCAACATCGGTGCAAAAGATCGAAAGCAGCAAGCAAGTGCGTGTTTTATCCTTGGTGTAGAAGACGACATGAAGTCGATTCTTAACTGGTATGTTGAAGAAGGAATGATCTTCAAAGGTGGAAGTGGCGCTGGTGTAAACTTAAGCAAAATTCGATCAAGCAAAGAAAAACTAAGCGGGAGCGCAGGCTACGCGTCTGGTCCACTTAGCTTTATGCGAGGTGCTGATTCTTCAGCTGGTGCGATTAAGTCTGGCGGTAAAACTCGTCGAGCTGCCAAAATGGTTATTCTCGACGTTGATCACCCAGACGTAGAAGATTTTATTTGGAGTAAGGCAAAGGAAGAACGTAAAGCGCGAGCTCTGCGCGAGGCTGGCTTTGACATGAGCCTTAACGGTGACGATATTCACTCGATTCAATACCAAAACGCCAATAACTCAGTTCGCGTAACTGATGACTTTATGAAAGCTGTCGTTAATGATGATGATTGGCAGTTAACAGCTCGAACCGAAGATGCTGCTGTTGAAACCGTAAAGGCTCGAAAAATTTGGCGACAAATTGCTGAAGCCGCGTGGGAATGCGCAGACCCAGGATTGCAGTTTGATACGACTATTAACCACTGGCACACCTGTCCGGTTGCTGGTCGAATTAATGGCTCGAACCCATGTAGTGAATACATGCACCTTGATAACTCAGCCTGTAACCTTGCTTCACTCAACTTACTTAAGTTCTTAAATGAAGACAGCACGTTTGATATTGAAGCCTTCCGACACGCGACCGAAATAATGTTTATTGGTCAAGAAATCTTGGTTGGCTACTCAAGCTACCCAACAGAAGGCATTACGAAGAACGCGAAAGCCTACCGTGAACTTGGTATCGGTTACGCAAACCTTGGCGCTATGCTTATGGCTCAAGGATTGCCATATGACTCAGACGCAGGTCGCGCCCAAGCTGCAGCCATTACTTCGCTTCTTACTGGCCACAGTTATGCAACCAGTGCAAAGATGGCTCGTCGCGTTGGACCGTTCGCAGGTTACAACCAAGACAAAGAAGGCATGCACAAGGTGCTTAAACAGCATCGAGAGGCTGTTGGTAGTATCGACGCTAACTTTGTGTCAGAAGACCTTCTAAACGCCGCTACGATTGCCTGGGACGAAGCAAATGAGTTTGGTGAGCAGTTTGGTGTACGCAACTCGCAAGCTAGCGTGCTTGCACCAACCGGAACCATCGGCCTAATGATGGACTGTGATACAACCGGAATTGAACCAGACCTTGGCTTAGTCAAAACCAAGAACCTAGTTGGCGGTGGAACAATGAGTATTGTTAACCAAACTGTACCGCGAGCATTAAAGTCACTTGGCTACACGCCGCAACAAATTACCGCTATCACAGACTACATCGACGAAGAAAAAACAATCATTGGTGCGCCAAGTCTTAAAGACGAGCATCTACCAGTGTTTGCCTGCTCAATGGGCGACAACCCAATTCACTATCTTGGTCACGTAAAAATGATGGGTGCCGTACAGCCATTCTTATCTGGCGCCATTAGTAAAACAGTCAACATGCCAGAAGACGTGAGTGTTGAAGATGTCGAACAATTGCACCTCGACTCATGGAAGCTCGGCCTTAAAGCTGTAGCAATTTATCGAGACAACTGTAAGGTTGCTCAACCACTGAGCATGACCAAAAAAGCTGGAGCAGACGAAGGTACAAAAGCTGACGAGGTCGTTGCCACAGAAGGCTTTGCAGTTGCTGGTGTCCACAGAAAAGAACTACCAAAGCGTAGAACTTCAAAAACTTACGAATTTAAAGTAGCGGGCAGCAAAGGTTACTTTACGGTCGGCGAATTTGAAGACGGCGCTCCTGCTGAGTTGTTCTTGAATGTATCAAAACAAGGAAGCACCTTAGCCGGAGTAATGGACGCCCTTGCCATTAGCGTGAGCCATGGCTTGCAATACGGCGTACCATTAAAGAGCTATGTTAAAACCTTTACAAACATGGCCTTTGCCCCAGCTGGTCTTACTGACGACAAAGACATTCGTACAGCCAGCAGCTTAGTAGACTACATCTTTAGACGGATCGGCAAAGACTACCTAAGCTTTGATGATCAGCTTGAAACCGGCATAAGCCATTTTGAGGATCAACCAGCTAACCAAGCGCAGCTAATTGCTGACGAGGTGGTTGAGAAAATCCAAGAAGTTGTAGCCGAAGAGAAGCCAGCCCAAGCGCCTCAGGCTGCTGCACCGGCACCAAGCGCGCCAGCAGAAACTCCAACAAAAGAGGACGACACAGCACCACTGTGTAGCTTCTGCGGCAACATAACGCAACGCTCAGGCAGTTGTTATGTATGTACGTCTTGTGGGATGACGACGGGTTGTAGCTAG
- the nrdR gene encoding transcriptional repressor NrdR, which produces MKCPQCSGDDTKVLESREVSDVSAIRRRRHCNSCSARFTTYERIERPNLAVIKRNGERQLYDRTKLLAGILRACEKRSVSRLQLEEMINSIERELHECDESEVTSEYVGELVLDRLARIDPVAYIRFTSVYKDFTNLESFERELQRLKNKQKKNKII; this is translated from the coding sequence ATGAAATGCCCACAATGTAGTGGCGATGATACAAAGGTGCTTGAATCACGAGAAGTTTCTGATGTATCAGCAATTCGCAGGCGAAGACACTGTAATTCATGCTCTGCTCGATTTACAACATATGAGCGCATTGAACGGCCTAATCTTGCCGTTATAAAACGTAATGGTGAGCGCCAGTTGTATGATCGGACTAAATTGCTTGCTGGGATATTGCGCGCATGCGAAAAACGGTCTGTGTCACGACTCCAATTGGAGGAGATGATAAACAGTATCGAACGAGAATTGCATGAATGTGATGAATCAGAAGTGACTTCTGAATACGTAGGTGAACTTGTATTAGACCGATTGGCTCGTATTGATCCAGTGGCATATATACGGTTTACAAGTGTGTATAAAGACTTCACCAACCTAGAAAGCTTTGAGCGCGAACTCCAGCGTCTAAAAAACAAACAGAAGAAAAACAAAATTATATAA
- the map gene encoding type I methionyl aminopeptidase, with amino-acid sequence MSLKHLVRSKKEIDSIRQSGAMLAHVLTVLRGSIEADMSTHDIDEIARKEIKALGGKPSFYGYNGFPGAVCASINDEVVHGIPSRHRVMKAGDLVSFDCGVTYNGMVTDAAFTEIVGGESTVSKRVVELVNTTKQSLQAGENAVHGDVAISEISKAIEDTLQAKKFGIVKDLVGHGVGRKLHEEPDIPNYVTGGKSKSLLSGMTIAIEPMATLGTDRVTMDSDGWTIRTQDGSLSAHFEQTVLVTEEGVEILTDFL; translated from the coding sequence ATGAGTTTAAAACACTTAGTGCGCAGTAAAAAAGAAATCGACTCTATTCGACAAAGTGGAGCAATGTTAGCTCACGTACTTACAGTATTACGCGGTTCCATCGAAGCAGACATGAGCACGCACGATATTGACGAAATAGCCCGCAAAGAAATAAAAGCACTGGGAGGAAAGCCTTCTTTTTATGGCTATAACGGTTTTCCGGGTGCGGTTTGCGCATCTATCAATGACGAAGTGGTCCACGGTATTCCTTCAAGGCACAGAGTTATGAAAGCAGGCGATCTAGTTAGTTTTGACTGCGGCGTGACCTACAACGGCATGGTTACAGATGCTGCTTTTACCGAAATTGTCGGCGGTGAATCCACGGTTAGTAAACGGGTAGTCGAATTAGTGAACACCACAAAACAGTCACTGCAAGCCGGGGAAAATGCGGTGCACGGAGATGTAGCTATTTCTGAAATAAGCAAGGCCATCGAAGACACACTACAGGCAAAAAAATTCGGTATAGTAAAAGATCTTGTTGGCCATGGTGTGGGCAGAAAATTACACGAAGAACCCGATATTCCAAACTATGTTACAGGTGGAAAAAGTAAATCGCTGCTTAGCGGCATGACAATTGCTATCGAGCCAATGGCAACACTTGGAACAGACCGCGTAACAATGGATTCTGATGGTTGGACAATTCGCACTCAAGATGGGAGTCTTTCAGCTCATTTTGAACAAACAGTACTGGTTACAGAAGAAGGCGTTGAAATTTTAACCGACTTTTTGTAG
- the ftsA gene encoding cell division protein FtsA: MQRQNKAFVGLDIGTNSVRCMIGIDEESSDKIQIIGVGVHESEGVRRGSVINVEEVIEPITKAVDEAERTSGYTIESATVGINGNHIESQHSKGVIAVTGGSNRTIDEADVERVEEAASVVQMPPNREIIHVFARSYSLDGQSNIQNPLGMTGVRLEAETLLVSASTPALKNTQKALAHVGLALNDQFINGIAAAHVGLAKKQQETGTVLIDIGHSTTGVMVFEEKEPLYFAVVPVGSSHITNDLAIGLQVDLTTAERIKVEYEKIATKLNKQSAVINDSKGNEVKFRPTLVRDIIEARTEEIFEAVNKKLMTVGKVGDLPGGVVLAGGGANMYGIVDVCKSTMKLPVETVTLNTYGGITDNVGGLEMATVSGLMELDKLGAGVGKKNFKLNLSGGNSVLRTIFERFKP, from the coding sequence ATGCAACGTCAAAATAAAGCTTTTGTTGGTCTAGATATCGGCACGAACTCGGTTCGGTGCATGATTGGTATTGACGAAGAATCATCGGATAAAATTCAGATAATAGGTGTCGGAGTGCACGAGAGCGAAGGTGTTCGCAGGGGCTCGGTAATCAATGTCGAAGAAGTAATAGAACCTATCACCAAAGCAGTCGATGAAGCCGAGCGAACGAGTGGTTACACAATTGAAAGTGCTACAGTAGGCATTAATGGAAACCACATTGAAAGCCAACACTCCAAAGGTGTGATTGCGGTAACCGGTGGTAGCAACAGAACAATAGATGAAGCTGATGTTGAGCGTGTCGAAGAAGCAGCGTCGGTCGTTCAAATGCCGCCTAACCGAGAGATTATTCATGTTTTTGCACGGAGCTACAGCTTAGATGGGCAATCGAATATACAAAATCCATTAGGTATGACTGGCGTTCGACTAGAAGCCGAAACCTTGCTGGTTTCTGCATCTACACCAGCCCTAAAAAACACTCAAAAAGCCTTAGCGCATGTCGGTTTAGCGCTTAATGACCAGTTTATTAATGGAATAGCCGCCGCTCATGTTGGTTTAGCTAAAAAACAGCAAGAAACTGGCACAGTTTTAATTGATATTGGCCACTCTACAACTGGAGTAATGGTGTTCGAGGAAAAAGAGCCGCTTTATTTTGCAGTTGTTCCAGTCGGTAGTTCGCACATTACCAACGACCTAGCGATTGGCTTGCAAGTTGATCTAACAACCGCTGAAAGAATTAAAGTAGAGTATGAAAAAATCGCGACGAAGTTAAATAAGCAGTCAGCTGTAATAAATGACTCAAAAGGCAATGAAGTAAAATTTCGGCCGACGCTTGTGCGTGACATAATTGAAGCACGTACGGAAGAAATATTTGAAGCAGTTAACAAAAAACTTATGACTGTCGGAAAAGTTGGCGATCTACCTGGCGGAGTGGTGTTGGCTGGTGGCGGGGCGAATATGTATGGAATCGTAGATGTATGTAAATCGACTATGAAATTACCGGTTGAAACCGTTACGCTCAATACATATGGCGGTATTACTGACAATGTTGGCGGGTTGGAAATGGCTACGGTTAGCGGCCTTATGGAATTAGACAAGCTTGGGGCTGGAGTCGGCAAAAAGAACTTTAAGCTTAACTTGTCAGGCGGTAATTCGGTATTGCGCACAATTTTTGAACGCTTTAAACCATAG
- a CDS encoding histidine phosphatase family protein, translating to MTEIRLYRHAQSELNIRRDLVGGRSNQTRLTQLGESQAVALAWHLQSENYSPDVVFSSPAIRAIHTGRIALLGHGIKEDDFITDYGLQELSQGHAEGGPRETIYTDEIRARIGVELEEFAFEGGESMRQTGQRMLNDWLLPTLEKFPDADRIVAFTHGFAIKCLAAQVEDGWDHSRIRFHSVPNVSETTLFYDRQSAALTVGDVGKVTVAD from the coding sequence ATGACAGAAATTAGATTATATCGACACGCACAATCAGAACTTAATATACGACGTGATTTGGTTGGAGGACGAAGCAATCAGACGAGACTAACACAGCTTGGCGAATCACAAGCTGTAGCTTTGGCGTGGCACCTGCAAAGTGAGAACTATTCTCCTGACGTGGTGTTTAGTTCACCTGCCATACGAGCAATCCATACTGGAAGAATTGCTCTTTTGGGCCACGGTATAAAGGAAGACGATTTTATAACTGATTATGGCCTGCAAGAATTGAGCCAAGGACATGCTGAAGGTGGGCCTAGAGAAACTATATATACTGACGAAATCAGGGCTCGAATAGGTGTTGAACTTGAGGAGTTCGCATTTGAAGGTGGTGAATCGATGAGGCAAACTGGGCAACGAATGCTAAACGATTGGTTGCTGCCAACATTAGAGAAATTTCCAGATGCAGATAGGATTGTAGCGTTTACCCATGGCTTTGCGATTAAATGTTTAGCAGCTCAGGTTGAAGATGGCTGGGATCACTCTCGAATACGCTTCCATTCTGTACCAAATGTATCAGAAACAACCTTATTTTATGATCGACAAAGTGCCGCGTTGACAGTTGGCGATGTAGGGAAAGTCACAGTTGCTGACTAG
- a CDS encoding nucleoside monophosphate kinase, with protein sequence MIYLMMGQIGSGKSVQSKRISEHLDALRLGLGQLLRDHYPDHPSLQSGDLVEHQLVVDAVKSFLDKHPMETIIIDGFPRNIEQKKWLDEYVAAHPDHEIGEVFVLNVDEDTVHDRLIKRGRSDDTPEAIAKRKAVFDNEVKPLIESYRSEGLVVDIDGNQSVDDVDSQIESKLAHP encoded by the coding sequence ATGATATATCTTATGATGGGTCAAATTGGGTCTGGTAAGTCTGTGCAGTCTAAACGAATTAGCGAGCACCTTGATGCGCTGCGCTTAGGGCTAGGGCAATTGCTCCGCGACCACTATCCAGACCATCCTTCGCTGCAGTCAGGTGACTTAGTAGAGCATCAACTTGTGGTTGACGCGGTGAAGTCATTTTTAGATAAACACCCTATGGAAACAATCATCATTGATGGTTTTCCGCGCAACATTGAGCAGAAAAAATGGCTGGACGAGTATGTAGCCGCACATCCCGACCACGAGATTGGTGAAGTATTTGTTCTTAACGTTGATGAAGACACGGTGCATGACCGACTTATAAAACGTGGCCGCTCTGACGATACTCCCGAAGCAATCGCAAAGCGTAAGGCGGTATTTGACAATGAAGTTAAGCCACTCATTGAGTCATATCGATCAGAGGGATTGGTCGTTGACATTGATGGCAATCAGTCGGTTGATGATGTTGATTCACAAATAGAATCGAAGTTAGCTCACCCCTAA
- the rpsU gene encoding 30S ribosomal protein S21 — protein MVLVTRKDGKESLENMIRRFNKRVAMSGVIAAARNNQYFEKPISKTERRSKAIIRNKRKAEKLRQIRLGK, from the coding sequence GTGGTTTTAGTTACAAGAAAAGACGGGAAAGAGTCATTAGAAAATATGATTCGTCGCTTCAATAAGCGAGTTGCTATGTCTGGTGTTATTGCTGCTGCTCGAAATAACCAGTATTTCGAAAAACCAATCAGTAAAACTGAACGCCGAAGCAAAGCTATTATCCGTAACAAACGTAAAGCTGAAAAACTTCGCCAAATTCGTCTAGGTAAGTAA